From Segatella copri, the proteins below share one genomic window:
- the gmk gene encoding guanylate kinase, which yields MKNGLLIFSAPSGSGKSTIVNWLMKEHPELKLAFSISCTSRAPRGTEQNGVEYFFLSPEEFKAKIEADEFLEYEEVYKDRFYGTLKSQVENQLAKDESVIFDVDVKGGVNIKKFYGERALSIFVQPPSVEELRRRLVGRNTDAPEVIEQRLAKASYELTFAPQFDHVVINDDLEKAQQEVYQLVKAFLDAE from the coding sequence ATGAAGAACGGATTGTTAATTTTCAGCGCCCCATCGGGCAGCGGTAAGAGCACAATAGTAAACTGGCTGATGAAAGAGCACCCGGAATTGAAGCTGGCTTTCTCTATCAGCTGCACCTCTCGTGCTCCGCGCGGTACAGAACAGAATGGTGTAGAGTATTTCTTCCTCTCTCCAGAGGAATTCAAGGCTAAGATTGAGGCTGACGAGTTCCTGGAGTATGAGGAGGTTTACAAGGACAGATTCTACGGCACCCTGAAGTCACAGGTAGAAAACCAGCTTGCCAAGGACGAGTCGGTGATTTTCGATGTTGACGTGAAGGGTGGTGTAAACATCAAGAAGTTTTATGGCGAGCGTGCCTTGAGCATCTTTGTCCAGCCACCTTCGGTAGAGGAATTGCGCCGCCGTCTGGTTGGCCGCAATACTGATGCGCCTGAGGTGATTGAGCAGCGCCTTGCCAAGGCAAGCTATGAGTTGACCTTCGCCCCTCAGTTTGACCACGTGGTCATAAACGATGACCTGGAGAAGGCTCAGCAGGAGGTTTATCAGCTCGTCAAGGCCTTCCTAGACGCAGAGTAA
- a CDS encoding DUF4290 domain-containing protein — protein sequence MNIEGLDYNTQRAKLILPEYGREIQQMVDHCLTLTDREERQRCAETIIAVMDRMFPENRGVEDHEQKLWDQLAIMSNFQLDIDFPYDVSDAVKIATKPEPLPYPMQHIPVRHYGAMLFEIFEKLKTMEPSEERDKLVELTANQMHRDLVTWSHGSSDVAKVASDLARFTDGNIQLDLDTFVFEKIEAQPKNVNNNKKKK from the coding sequence ATGAATATAGAAGGATTAGACTATAATACCCAGAGAGCTAAGCTCATTCTGCCTGAGTATGGCCGTGAGATTCAGCAGATGGTAGACCATTGTCTGACGCTTACCGACCGTGAAGAGCGCCAGCGCTGTGCAGAGACCATTATTGCTGTCATGGACCGTATGTTCCCTGAGAACAGAGGGGTAGAGGACCATGAGCAGAAACTCTGGGACCAGCTTGCCATCATGAGCAATTTCCAGCTCGACATCGATTTCCCTTATGATGTATCGGATGCTGTGAAGATAGCAACCAAGCCGGAGCCTTTGCCATATCCTATGCAGCACATCCCGGTGCGCCATTATGGAGCTATGCTCTTCGAGATTTTCGAAAAGCTGAAGACGATGGAACCAAGTGAGGAGCGCGATAAACTCGTGGAGCTTACTGCCAACCAGATGCATCGCGACCTGGTAACCTGGAGCCATGGCTCCAGTGATGTAGCCAAGGTAGCTTCCGATCTGGCACGTTTTACCGATGGCAATATCCAGCTCGATCTCGATACCTTCGTTTTCGAGAAGATTGAGGCGCAGCCTAAGAATGTAAATAATAATAAGAAGAAAAAGTAA
- the murA gene encoding UDP-N-acetylglucosamine 1-carboxyvinyltransferase — translation MESFIIEGGHPLKGTITPQGAKNEALQVICTTILTDEPVRITNVPDILDVNNLIKLLQEIGVKVTKHSRHDYTFQSDELKLDYLDSLEFVKKCSSLRGSVLMIGPLLGRCGKATIAQPGGDKIGRRRLDTHFLGFKYLGANFVHDDERNVYQIQAKKLKGCYMLLDEASVTGTANIIMASVLAKGTTTIYNAACEPYIQQLCHLLNAMGAQISGIASNLLTIVGVDKLHGAEHRILPDMIEVGSFIGMAAMCGEGVRIKNVSVKDLGIIPDAFRRLGVKIKIEDDDLVIPEQKHYVIDSFIDGTIMTLADAPWPGLTPDLLSVLLVVATQARGSVLFHQKMFESRLFFVDKLIDMGAQIILCDPHRAVVVGHDHKIKLRAGRMTSPDIRAGIALLIAAMSANGTSRIANIAQIDRGYEDIEHRLNALGAKITRVSD, via the coding sequence ATGGAGTCTTTCATCATAGAGGGCGGTCATCCGCTCAAAGGTACTATCACACCTCAGGGCGCCAAGAACGAGGCGCTGCAGGTTATCTGTACCACAATCCTTACCGACGAACCTGTGCGCATCACCAACGTGCCGGACATTCTGGATGTGAACAACCTGATTAAGTTGCTCCAGGAGATAGGTGTCAAGGTAACCAAGCACAGTCGTCACGACTATACATTCCAAAGTGATGAGTTGAAACTCGATTATCTCGACAGTCTGGAGTTTGTTAAGAAATGTTCTTCTCTTCGTGGTAGTGTGCTCATGATAGGTCCGCTGCTCGGTAGATGTGGCAAGGCTACCATAGCTCAGCCGGGAGGCGATAAGATAGGTCGTCGCCGTCTGGATACCCACTTCCTGGGCTTCAAGTATCTGGGCGCCAACTTCGTTCACGATGATGAGCGTAATGTTTACCAGATACAGGCAAAGAAGCTGAAGGGCTGCTATATGTTGCTCGATGAGGCTTCGGTTACCGGTACCGCCAATATCATCATGGCATCAGTATTGGCAAAGGGCACTACCACCATTTATAATGCAGCTTGCGAACCATATATCCAGCAGCTCTGCCATCTGCTCAATGCGATGGGTGCTCAGATCAGCGGCATCGCCAGCAACCTGCTCACCATCGTGGGTGTTGATAAACTGCATGGTGCCGAGCATCGCATCTTGCCTGATATGATTGAGGTAGGTTCGTTCATCGGCATGGCGGCAATGTGTGGCGAAGGTGTGCGCATCAAGAATGTGTCTGTCAAGGATTTGGGCATTATTCCTGATGCATTCCGCCGCCTGGGAGTGAAGATAAAGATAGAGGACGATGACCTTGTGATTCCAGAACAGAAACATTATGTCATCGATTCATTTATTGACGGCACCATCATGACGCTTGCCGATGCCCCTTGGCCAGGACTCACTCCTGACCTTCTTTCCGTGCTCCTCGTAGTGGCTACCCAGGCTCGCGGCAGCGTCCTCTTCCATCAGAAGATGTTCGAGAGCCGCCTCTTCTTCGTGGATAAACTGATTGATATGGGTGCGCAGATTATTCTCTGTGATCCTCACCGTGCTGTGGTGGTTGGTCATGACCATAAGATCAAACTGCGTGCTGGCAGAATGACCAGTCCTGATATCCGTGCCGGTATTGCCCTGCTGATTGCTGCCATGAGTGCCAACGGTACCAGCCGCATTGCCAATATCGCCCAGATAGACCGTGGTTATGAGGATATCGAGCATCGCCTTAATGCGCTGGGTGCCAAAATTACCCGTGTCAGTGATTAA
- a CDS encoding YicC/YloC family endoribonuclease, which yields MIQSMTGFGKATAAFKTKKINVEIKSLNSKTLDLSTRIAPLYREKEMEIRQYISKNLERGKVDFAIWIDKDATTDATPINAALVQNYYQQIKKISAETGIPEPTDWYSTLLRLPDVTTKTDVEELSDEEWEVAKNAICEAVNHLVAFRKQEGAALQKKFTEKVDNIQTLLASIEPYEKARVEKIRQNIVNGLQQIPNVDYDKNRLEQELIYYIEKLDISEEKQRLANHLKYFRETMNEEGHGVGKKLGFIAQEMGREINTTGSKSNQAEMQNIVVKMKDELEQIKEQVLNAL from the coding sequence ATGATACAGTCAATGACAGGCTTCGGAAAAGCTACCGCGGCCTTTAAAACAAAGAAGATTAATGTAGAGATAAAGTCATTAAATAGCAAGACTCTTGACCTCTCTACTCGTATTGCTCCGCTCTATAGAGAGAAGGAGATGGAAATCCGTCAGTATATCTCTAAAAATCTAGAAAGAGGCAAGGTTGACTTCGCCATCTGGATTGATAAGGATGCTACTACAGATGCCACTCCTATCAACGCGGCGCTTGTACAGAATTATTACCAGCAAATCAAGAAGATTTCGGCTGAAACAGGCATTCCTGAGCCAACCGACTGGTACAGCACTCTGTTGCGTCTTCCGGATGTAACAACGAAGACGGATGTGGAAGAATTGAGCGATGAGGAGTGGGAAGTGGCAAAAAATGCAATTTGCGAGGCTGTGAACCATCTCGTAGCCTTCCGCAAGCAGGAAGGAGCCGCTCTTCAGAAGAAATTCACAGAGAAGGTGGATAACATCCAGACTCTCCTGGCTAGCATCGAACCATACGAGAAGGCTCGCGTGGAGAAGATCAGACAGAACATCGTTAACGGCCTGCAGCAGATTCCGAATGTGGATTACGACAAGAACCGCCTGGAGCAGGAACTCATCTACTACATCGAGAAGCTCGACATCAGCGAGGAGAAGCAGCGCCTTGCCAACCACCTGAAGTATTTCCGCGAGACCATGAATGAGGAAGGTCATGGTGTAGGAAAGAAACTCGGTTTCATCGCACAGGAAATGGGACGCGAAATCAACACCACCGGCTCTAAGAGCAACCAGGCTGAGATGCAGAACATCGTGGTGAAGATGAAGGACGAACTGGAGCAGATCAAGGAGCAGGTGCTGAATGCCCTCTAA
- a CDS encoding phosphoethanolamine transferase, with protein sequence MSWKEIIKKCLNVASAPIRRNANFFVFMYLLGMISSIVTTPAKGTLYDNLFLELFVDLYVVCAVVAIFPKKVRWGLRAVLYLILYSTAAADTYCYVNFGSTLNPSMLMLVGETNSSEASSFLSALISAEVLFSSVGWILLLALIQILIAIFRKQLIKLYVFIITVLELASVKKRLMAIPRMTAAMPASFGILCLIIFIIGCCTSWHNKMAYHKLMNGRTIGEVEHILTEKDHAVLYLPVYRLQFSIYANQLAAHQITQLIHAAHEVKVDSCSYRSPNIVLIIGESFGRHHSQQYGYFMDTTPQQVALEKSRKLTKFTDVVTCWNLTSFVFKNMLSTHVVGEKGEWCDYPLFPEVFRKAGYNVTFITNEFLPQAKEAVYDFSGGFFLNNPELSKLQFDHRNTQLHDLDDGLLKDYDDSLKNFQKEHNLTIFHLMGQHVNYKQRYRTKQARFWASSYEDKRPELTNAQRKMLSHYDNATLYNDSIVAQIVKRFQKQDAIVIYVPDHGEECYEENRGFICRNHSAEIDWPLAHYEFEIPFWIYCSPKYIRNHRDIYRQIRKAKDKRFMTDALPHLLLYLAGIETPTYKEEYNILSPKYDEMRPRILKNSADYDKLRDAHLEKIKKEESKKVKKKERRN encoded by the coding sequence ATGAGTTGGAAAGAAATCATTAAGAAGTGTCTGAACGTGGCTTCTGCGCCGATTCGCAGAAATGCCAACTTCTTTGTGTTCATGTACCTGCTGGGCATGATCAGTTCTATCGTGACTACACCTGCCAAGGGGACTTTATACGACAACCTGTTCCTGGAACTCTTTGTCGACCTCTATGTGGTGTGTGCCGTTGTCGCCATCTTCCCCAAGAAGGTGCGCTGGGGTCTGCGTGCCGTACTATACCTTATATTATATAGTACAGCTGCCGCCGACACCTATTGCTATGTGAATTTCGGCTCTACGCTCAACCCTTCTATGCTGATGCTGGTGGGCGAGACCAACAGTTCGGAGGCTAGCAGTTTTCTCTCAGCCCTCATCTCTGCCGAGGTTCTCTTCAGTAGTGTGGGCTGGATTCTGCTTCTGGCTCTCATCCAGATTCTCATCGCCATCTTCCGCAAGCAACTCATCAAGCTATACGTTTTCATCATTACCGTTCTGGAGTTGGCTTCTGTCAAGAAACGGCTGATGGCTATCCCCCGCATGACTGCAGCCATGCCTGCCAGCTTCGGAATCCTATGCCTCATCATCTTCATCATAGGATGCTGCACCTCCTGGCACAACAAGATGGCTTACCATAAACTCATGAACGGTAGAACGATAGGCGAAGTAGAGCATATCCTGACAGAAAAGGATCATGCTGTACTCTATCTGCCTGTCTACCGACTCCAATTCAGTATCTATGCCAACCAGCTGGCTGCGCATCAGATTACCCAACTCATTCATGCTGCCCACGAAGTAAAGGTTGACAGCTGCAGCTACCGCTCGCCAAACATCGTGCTGATTATCGGCGAAAGCTTCGGCCGCCATCATTCCCAGCAGTACGGCTATTTTATGGATACCACTCCACAGCAGGTAGCCTTGGAGAAATCGCGCAAACTCACCAAGTTTACCGATGTGGTAACCTGCTGGAACCTGACCAGTTTCGTTTTCAAGAACATGCTCTCTACCCATGTGGTAGGCGAGAAAGGCGAATGGTGCGACTATCCGCTCTTCCCTGAAGTGTTCCGAAAGGCAGGCTACAACGTAACCTTCATCACCAACGAATTCCTGCCACAGGCAAAGGAGGCGGTTTACGACTTCAGCGGCGGTTTCTTCCTAAACAACCCGGAACTGAGCAAACTTCAGTTCGACCATCGCAACACCCAGCTCCACGACCTGGACGACGGATTGCTGAAGGATTACGATGACAGTCTGAAGAACTTCCAGAAGGAGCACAACCTCACCATCTTCCACCTGATGGGCCAGCATGTAAACTATAAGCAGCGCTACCGCACGAAGCAAGCCCGGTTCTGGGCAAGCAGTTATGAAGACAAGCGCCCTGAACTGACCAATGCCCAGCGCAAGATGTTGAGTCATTACGATAACGCCACCCTCTACAACGACTCTATCGTAGCCCAGATTGTGAAGCGTTTCCAGAAGCAGGATGCCATCGTCATCTACGTGCCCGACCATGGCGAGGAATGCTACGAAGAGAACCGTGGCTTCATCTGTCGTAACCACTCTGCAGAAATCGACTGGCCGCTGGCTCACTATGAGTTTGAAATTCCGTTCTGGATATACTGTTCGCCAAAATATATCAGGAACCACCGCGATATCTACCGTCAGATACGCAAGGCTAAGGACAAGCGCTTCATGACCGATGCCCTGCCTCATCTTCTGCTGTATCTGGCTGGCATTGAGACACCTACCTATAAGGAGGAATATAACATTCTGAGTCCGAAATATGACGAGATGCGACCACGTATCCTCAAAAACTCTGCCGATTACGACAAACTTCGTGATGCGCATCTGGAAAAGATAAAAAAGGAAGAAAGTAAAAAGGTAAAAAAGAAAGAAAGGAGAAACTGA
- the nadD gene encoding nicotinate (nicotinamide) nucleotide adenylyltransferase gives MKKVGIFGGSFNPIHTGHIALAKSLCEKACLDEVWFMVSPMNPFKKTATDLLDDQLRLEMVEKALEHEPQLKACDYEFRLPKPSYTWHTLQAISKDYPENEFTLLIGGDNWAAFDKWYHHDDILAHYPIVVYPRQGASIGNVPKGVTIVETPLLNISSTEIRKRIKEEKSIRGMVPECIEQLAVRNYRQL, from the coding sequence ATGAAGAAGGTAGGAATCTTTGGCGGTAGCTTCAACCCCATCCATACGGGCCATATTGCATTGGCGAAAAGCCTTTGCGAGAAGGCCTGCCTGGATGAGGTGTGGTTCATGGTTTCGCCCATGAACCCATTCAAGAAGACCGCTACCGACTTGCTCGACGACCAGCTGCGCCTGGAAATGGTAGAAAAAGCGCTGGAGCACGAGCCACAACTGAAGGCATGCGACTACGAGTTCCGCCTGCCTAAGCCATCTTATACCTGGCACACGCTGCAAGCCATCAGCAAGGATTACCCCGAAAACGAGTTCACCCTGCTGATTGGTGGCGACAACTGGGCTGCTTTCGACAAGTGGTACCACCACGACGACATTCTAGCCCACTATCCCATCGTGGTTTATCCGCGCCAGGGAGCCAGCATAGGCAATGTGCCAAAAGGCGTTACCATCGTAGAAACTCCACTGCTCAACATCAGCAGCACGGAAATCAGAAAGCGTATCAAAGAGGAGAAAAGCATCAGGGGAATGGTGCCGGAATGCATCGAGCAACTGGCTGTCAGAAACTACAGGCAGCTCTAG
- the tsaB gene encoding tRNA (adenosine(37)-N6)-threonylcarbamoyltransferase complex dimerization subunit type 1 TsaB, producing MSCILNIETSTDVCSVAISDSGQVIFNQEDHTGPNHAVKLGVFVDEALDFLDSHGLPLEAVAVSCGPGSYTGLRIGVSMAKGICYGRGVKLIAVPTLELMAVPVLLGEHPEEEDALIVPMLDARRMEVYAEVLDRALKVVRPIQADIVDADTYKEYLDQHHVYFFGNGAAKCMETINHPNAHLVEGIEPLAKNMAPLAEKRFVEGKFEDVAYFVPFYLKDFVAKMPKKLL from the coding sequence ATGTCGTGTATTTTGAATATTGAGACGAGTACGGACGTGTGCTCAGTGGCAATTAGTGATAGTGGACAGGTGATTTTCAACCAGGAAGATCACACAGGTCCGAACCATGCTGTTAAGTTGGGTGTGTTTGTGGATGAGGCTCTTGATTTCCTCGATTCTCATGGTCTTCCGCTGGAGGCTGTGGCGGTAAGTTGTGGTCCGGGTTCCTATACCGGATTGCGTATCGGTGTGAGTATGGCGAAGGGCATCTGTTATGGTCGCGGTGTGAAACTCATCGCTGTTCCAACACTCGAACTGATGGCAGTGCCTGTATTGCTTGGCGAACATCCTGAGGAGGAAGACGCCCTCATCGTACCTATGCTCGACGCCCGCCGCATGGAGGTATATGCCGAAGTGCTCGACCGCGCCCTGAAGGTGGTTCGCCCTATTCAGGCTGATATTGTGGATGCTGATACCTACAAGGAATATCTGGACCAGCATCATGTGTACTTCTTCGGAAATGGCGCTGCCAAGTGTATGGAGACCATCAACCATCCGAATGCTCACCTCGTAGAGGGCATTGAGCCTTTGGCTAAGAATATGGCTCCGCTGGCAGAGAAGCGTTTTGTAGAGGGCAAGTTCGAAGATGTGGCATATTTCGTGCCTTTCTATCTCAAGGATTTCGTGGCTAAGATGCCAAAGAAACTGCTCTAG
- a CDS encoding 1-deoxy-D-xylulose-5-phosphate reductoisomerase, translating to MKKQQICILGSTGSIGTQALDVIEQHSDLYEVYCLTANNRVQELAEQARKFHPAAVVIANEARYEELKDMLSDEPDIKVYAGAQALCDIVQAEPIDMVLASMVGFSGLEPTIHAIKARKKICLANKETLVVAGELICNLAQEYHVPILPVDSEHSAIFQSLVGEGDNEVEKILLTCSGGPFRNYTHEQLEKVTAADALKHPTWDMGAKITIDSASLMNKGFEVTEAKWLFGVPADKIEVLIHPQSVVHSAVQFVDGAVKAQLGVPDMRLPIQYAFSFPQRLHLNGDRLDLFKTQDLQFFKPDYQKFKCLQLAFDAIRKGGNMSCIVNAANEIVNAGFRKGECGFLQMADIIEETMAKATFDSNPDLDVYLQTDAEARRIATELMHK from the coding sequence ATGAAGAAACAACAGATATGTATTCTCGGTTCTACGGGAAGTATCGGTACACAGGCGCTTGATGTCATCGAGCAGCACAGTGACCTTTACGAAGTATATTGCCTCACCGCCAACAACCGAGTGCAGGAACTTGCCGAGCAGGCTCGCAAGTTCCATCCGGCTGCTGTGGTCATAGCCAATGAGGCTCGCTACGAGGAGCTGAAGGATATGCTCAGTGATGAGCCTGATATCAAGGTTTATGCCGGTGCTCAGGCGCTTTGCGATATTGTACAGGCTGAGCCTATCGATATGGTGCTGGCTTCCATGGTAGGCTTCTCGGGTCTGGAACCAACCATCCATGCCATCAAGGCGCGTAAGAAGATATGTCTTGCCAACAAGGAAACGCTGGTGGTAGCGGGTGAACTGATCTGTAATCTTGCACAGGAATATCATGTGCCTATCCTCCCTGTTGACAGCGAGCATAGTGCCATCTTCCAGAGTCTGGTGGGTGAGGGCGACAACGAAGTAGAGAAGATTCTTCTGACCTGTTCGGGTGGTCCTTTCCGTAATTATACCCACGAGCAGTTGGAGAAGGTGACTGCTGCCGATGCCCTCAAGCATCCTACCTGGGATATGGGCGCCAAGATAACCATCGATTCGGCTTCGCTCATGAACAAGGGCTTCGAGGTGACAGAAGCTAAATGGCTCTTTGGGGTTCCGGCTGATAAGATTGAGGTGCTTATCCATCCGCAGAGCGTTGTGCATAGTGCCGTTCAGTTTGTTGATGGTGCAGTCAAGGCTCAGTTGGGTGTGCCAGATATGCGTCTGCCTATCCAGTATGCCTTCTCTTTCCCTCAGCGTCTGCATCTGAATGGCGATCGTCTCGACCTCTTCAAGACGCAGGATTTGCAGTTCTTCAAGCCTGACTATCAGAAGTTCAAGTGTCTGCAACTGGCTTTCGATGCCATCAGAAAGGGTGGTAATATGTCGTGTATCGTGAATGCTGCCAACGAGATAGTGAATGCCGGCTTCCGCAAAGGTGAGTGTGGCTTCCTTCAGATGGCTGATATCATCGAAGAGACGATGGCGAAGGCTACTTTCGACAGTAATCCCGACCTCGATGTCTATCTGCAGACCGATGCTGAGGCTCGCCGCATAGCTACAGAGCTGATGCACAAGTAA
- a CDS encoding acyltransferase family protein has translation MNSAILSRPACNALRGLAIIGIFLHNYCHWLGPIVKENEYQYFQHNVDWLNQVMVSMDLNLPVHLLSFFGHYGVPVFLFLSAYGLVMKYEAKPHLSTEQQTRMYSISGKKLTGSINWREPLHFIRYHYLKLFKMMIVGFVAFTMLDLITPGSHHYAALDIVAMLGMFNNVLPNPDNIIWPGPYWFFGLMLQLYIVYRLLLYRRHWGWTVGLMAICIVIQLLLGFDNPESEVMNRYRYNFMGGMLPFGLGILYARYGEKILMTFHSPITNFFGCIFCLSLIYSLSGSMVGWTFVPFFFCLLSVLVADLLQNISWLSGIYKVLEWMGSISAALFVCHPITRKIFIPISRQGDIYAGLLLYIISSICLAWLFTQLMKKIPNPKP, from the coding sequence ATGAATAGTGCTATTCTATCACGCCCGGCATGCAATGCCCTGAGAGGACTCGCCATCATCGGCATCTTCTTGCATAACTACTGCCATTGGCTGGGACCTATTGTCAAGGAGAACGAGTATCAATACTTCCAGCACAATGTTGACTGGCTGAACCAGGTAATGGTCAGCATGGACCTCAACCTGCCTGTACACCTGCTCTCGTTCTTCGGCCATTATGGTGTGCCCGTATTTCTCTTCCTGAGTGCTTACGGACTGGTGATGAAATACGAGGCTAAACCTCATCTCTCTACCGAACAGCAGACCAGAATGTACAGCATCTCGGGCAAGAAACTTACAGGAAGCATCAACTGGCGCGAACCGCTCCACTTTATCCGCTATCACTATCTGAAGCTCTTCAAGATGATGATAGTAGGTTTCGTGGCATTCACGATGCTCGACCTTATCACGCCTGGCTCTCACCACTATGCAGCGCTCGACATCGTTGCGATGCTGGGCATGTTCAATAATGTATTGCCAAATCCGGATAACATCATCTGGCCGGGTCCGTACTGGTTCTTCGGTCTGATGCTGCAACTCTACATCGTCTATCGTCTGCTGCTCTATCGCCGCCATTGGGGATGGACCGTAGGATTGATGGCCATCTGCATCGTCATCCAGCTCCTCCTGGGCTTTGACAATCCGGAGAGTGAAGTGATGAACCGCTACCGCTACAACTTTATGGGCGGCATGCTGCCATTCGGTTTGGGCATCCTCTATGCCCGCTATGGCGAGAAGATTCTGATGACCTTCCATTCGCCTATCACCAATTTCTTTGGCTGCATCTTCTGTCTGTCGCTTATCTATAGTCTGAGTGGCAGCATGGTTGGCTGGACCTTCGTGCCTTTCTTCTTCTGTCTGCTGAGCGTATTGGTAGCTGACCTACTCCAGAACATCAGCTGGTTATCAGGTATTTACAAGGTATTAGAGTGGATGGGCAGCATATCAGCCGCTCTCTTCGTATGCCACCCTATCACCCGCAAGATATTCATCCCTATCAGCCGTCAGGGCGACATCTATGCCGGCCTGCTCCTCTACATCATATCGAGCATCTGCCTGGCTTGGCTCTTCACCCAACTGATGAAGAAGATTCCAAACCCGAAGCCCTAA
- the rimM gene encoding ribosome maturation factor RimM (Essential for efficient processing of 16S rRNA): MIRRDEVYKIGKLGKPHGVKGEITFAITDDVFDRVDAEYLVLDIDGILVPFYLEEYRFKNDENVLVKFEDIDTQEQARNYTGCEVFFPRHLSDSDEENMSWAEIIGFHLVDAVSGKVVGTIEHVDDSTLNLLFEVTTDAGDEILIPASNDLIEEVSAEKKEIRMAIPEGLLDL, from the coding sequence ATGATTAGACGTGACGAAGTATATAAGATAGGCAAGTTGGGAAAACCTCATGGCGTGAAGGGCGAGATTACTTTCGCCATTACAGATGATGTTTTCGACCGTGTAGATGCCGAGTACCTGGTACTCGACATCGATGGCATCCTCGTGCCTTTCTATTTAGAGGAATATCGTTTTAAGAACGATGAGAATGTGCTCGTGAAGTTTGAGGATATCGATACCCAAGAGCAGGCACGCAACTATACCGGTTGCGAGGTTTTCTTCCCACGTCATCTCTCTGACAGTGATGAAGAGAACATGAGCTGGGCAGAAATCATCGGTTTCCATCTGGTAGATGCCGTAAGCGGCAAGGTGGTAGGTACCATAGAACATGTAGACGATTCTACCCTCAACCTTCTTTTCGAGGTAACAACCGATGCAGGTGATGAAATCCTCATCCCTGCCAGCAACGACCTCATCGAAGAGGTGAGCGCTGAAAAGAAAGAAATCAGAATGGCGATTCCGGAAGGATTGCTCGACTTATAA
- a CDS encoding acyltransferase family protein, with the protein MNWKIKDIELANISRFRGELMGAAMLFIILFHVALPREDAFFGLRRMGNVGVDMFLFLSGIGLWFSWMKNPSAKHFFIRRYLRIYPTWLIIACLFYIPAFQGGSTWNWIYLFGEITINWGFWLHDELNFWYIPATMMLYLFAPAYMELIRRHPIYRWLPVVMIMWCILVQYVTPIHQAVGHLEIFWSRVPIFFIGINMGEMVRQKQTLDGASIWMIWLMFLMTLLASIFLEQEKHGMFPLFLERMLYIPLTITSILLLNRIFRRTPSWFNKGFMFVGALSLECYLLHIHFVLKYLEPHHLGYWPTFFICIGITLPAAWILSKIAGWISKELAKFIK; encoded by the coding sequence ATGAATTGGAAGATAAAAGATATAGAACTGGCGAATATCAGCCGGTTTCGCGGCGAGTTGATGGGAGCAGCCATGCTGTTCATCATCCTCTTTCATGTGGCATTGCCTAGAGAAGATGCCTTTTTCGGGCTTCGCAGAATGGGCAATGTCGGTGTAGACATGTTCCTCTTTCTCAGCGGAATAGGTCTCTGGTTCTCGTGGATGAAGAATCCTTCTGCCAAGCATTTCTTCATCCGCCGTTATCTGCGCATCTACCCTACCTGGCTCATCATAGCCTGCCTCTTCTATATCCCAGCTTTCCAGGGCGGAAGCACCTGGAACTGGATCTATCTCTTTGGCGAGATAACCATCAACTGGGGCTTCTGGCTGCATGATGAGCTCAACTTCTGGTACATCCCGGCTACGATGATGCTCTATCTCTTTGCCCCTGCCTATATGGAACTCATCAGGCGCCATCCTATCTACCGCTGGCTGCCGGTGGTGATGATCATGTGGTGCATCCTGGTACAATATGTTACCCCGATACATCAGGCTGTAGGACACCTGGAGATTTTCTGGAGCCGCGTGCCTATCTTCTTCATCGGCATCAACATGGGTGAGATGGTAAGACAGAAACAGACGCTCGACGGCGCTTCGATATGGATGATATGGCTCATGTTCCTGATGACGCTGCTGGCGAGCATCTTCCTGGAACAGGAGAAGCACGGCATGTTTCCGCTCTTCCTCGAACGCATGCTCTATATCCCGCTTACCATCACCAGCATCCTGCTGCTGAACCGCATCTTCCGCCGCACCCCGAGCTGGTTTAACAAGGGGTTCATGTTTGTGGGAGCGCTGAGTCTGGAGTGTTATCTGCTCCATATCCACTTCGTGCTGAAATACCTAGAACCGCATCACTTGGGCTATTGGCCAACCTTCTTCATCTGCATAGGCATCACCCTGCCTGCAGCATGGATTCTGAGCAAGATAGCCGGATGGATTTCTAAAGAGTTAGCTAAGTTTATCAAGTAA